In Panacibacter ginsenosidivorans, the following proteins share a genomic window:
- a CDS encoding glycine--tRNA ligase: MSMQQENRFQAIIAHAKEYGFVFPSSEIYDGLSAVYDYGPWGSELKKNIRDYWWKSMTQMHENIVGVDAAIFMHPTTWKASGHVDNFSDPMIDNKDSKKRYRVDHLIEAYADKLKEAGKEKESEDLLSQMDVLLSKDNFAGLKQLIDDNKISCSISGTSNWTDIRQFNLMFKTEFGAIASDNPEDSIIYLRPETAQGIFVNFLNVQKTARMKIPFGIAQTGKAFRNEIVARQFIFRMREFEQMEMQFFVRPGTESKWYKYWKQERLAWHLSLGTPADKYRFHDHVKLAHYAKEACDIEYEFPIGFKEVEGIHSRSDFDLSQHQLYSKKKQNYFDNDIDEKTGKPYGNYIPYVIETSIGLDRMFLLIMSQAYDEETITKEDGSQDRRVVMRIPVKLAPNKLAILPLVKRDGLPELARQLMDECKPHFRCFYEEKDAIGKRYRRQDAIGTPFCVTIDHQTKEDGTVTIRERDSMEQRRIKLSEVKQEISKFL, encoded by the coding sequence ATGAGTATGCAACAGGAAAACAGGTTCCAGGCGATAATTGCCCATGCAAAAGAGTACGGTTTTGTATTTCCCAGCAGCGAAATATATGACGGGTTAAGTGCTGTATATGATTATGGTCCGTGGGGCAGCGAGCTTAAAAAGAACATCCGCGATTATTGGTGGAAAAGCATGACGCAAATGCACGAAAATATTGTGGGCGTTGATGCAGCTATTTTTATGCATCCGACAACGTGGAAAGCCAGCGGGCACGTGGATAATTTCAGCGACCCGATGATCGATAACAAGGATAGCAAGAAGCGTTATCGTGTTGATCATTTGATTGAAGCTTATGCAGATAAGCTAAAAGAAGCGGGAAAAGAAAAGGAATCAGAAGACCTGCTTTCCCAAATGGATGTACTACTTTCAAAGGATAATTTTGCTGGGTTAAAGCAATTAATAGACGATAATAAGATCTCCTGTAGCATAAGCGGAACCAGCAACTGGACTGATATTCGCCAGTTTAACCTTATGTTTAAAACAGAGTTTGGTGCAATTGCATCTGATAATCCCGAGGATAGTATTATTTACCTGCGCCCTGAAACAGCCCAAGGCATTTTTGTAAACTTCCTCAATGTGCAAAAGACCGCAAGGATGAAAATTCCTTTTGGTATTGCACAAACCGGTAAAGCGTTTAGAAATGAAATAGTTGCACGCCAGTTCATTTTCCGTATGCGTGAGTTTGAACAAATGGAAATGCAATTTTTTGTACGCCCGGGTACAGAAAGTAAATGGTACAAATACTGGAAACAAGAAAGGCTGGCCTGGCATCTGAGTTTGGGGACTCCTGCAGATAAATATCGTTTTCACGACCATGTAAAACTTGCCCACTACGCAAAAGAGGCCTGCGATATCGAGTATGAATTCCCAATAGGATTTAAAGAGGTGGAAGGTATTCATAGTCGTAGTGATTTTGACTTGAGCCAGCACCAGCTTTACAGCAAAAAGAAGCAGAATTATTTCGACAATGACATAGATGAAAAGACCGGAAAACCATATGGCAACTACATTCCATATGTTATAGAAACATCCATCGGTTTAGATAGAATGTTCCTTTTGATCATGAGCCAGGCATACGATGAAGAAACGATTACCAAAGAGGATGGATCTCAGGATAGAAGGGTGGTGATGCGAATTCCGGTTAAGCTAGCACCTAATAAACTTGCTATTCTACCTTTGGTTAAAAGAGATGGTCTGCCAGAATTAGCCAGACAGTTAATGGATGAGTGCAAACCACATTTTCGCTGTTTTTATGAAGAGAAAGATGCCATCGGGAAACGATATCGCAGACAGGATGCCATTGGTACGCCTTTTTGTGTAACAATTGATCACCAGACCAAAGAAGATGGAACTGTTACGATTCGGGAAAGAGACAGCATGGAGCAAAGACGTATTAAACTTAGCGAAGTAAAACAGGAAATAAGTAAATTTTTATAA
- a CDS encoding ferredoxin--NADP reductase, translated as MLEPWRTGIVIKLEDVTPSTRRFWIQIPELEKFDFKPGQFVTLDLPIHEKKNKRWRSYSIASAPDGTNVFELIIVLLEEGTGTTYLFKEIKEGSEILLRGPQGVFTLPETINEDLFLICTGTGIAPFRSMAHYIHKHNIPHKNLYLIFGCRKECDALYRDELEELEKQMPSFHYLPTFSREEPEANKRTGYVHNVYEEILSTGNIEAKFFLCGWKNMIDEAKQRITGLGYDRKDIHLELYG; from the coding sequence ATGCTTGAGCCATGGCGCACGGGAATAGTGATTAAACTTGAAGATGTAACCCCTTCTACAAGACGTTTCTGGATACAAATTCCCGAGCTTGAAAAATTTGATTTTAAACCCGGCCAGTTCGTAACACTTGATCTACCCATACACGAGAAAAAAAATAAAAGATGGCGCAGCTATTCTATCGCCTCGGCGCCAGATGGCACCAATGTGTTTGAATTGATCATTGTTTTGCTGGAAGAGGGTACAGGTACCACTTATCTTTTCAAAGAAATAAAAGAAGGTTCGGAAATTTTATTACGAGGACCACAGGGTGTATTTACTTTACCAGAAACAATCAATGAGGATCTTTTTCTAATCTGCACAGGCACTGGTATTGCACCTTTTAGGTCTATGGCACATTATATTCACAAACATAATATTCCGCACAAAAATCTTTATCTCATTTTCGGTTGCAGAAAAGAATGCGATGCCTTATACAGAGATGAATTAGAAGAGTTAGAAAAACAGATGCCCTCTTTTCATTATTTACCGACTTTCTCCCGTGAAGAACCCGAAGCAAATAAAAGAACGGGTTATGTGCACAATGTTTATGAGGAAATATTGAGCACAGGAAATATTGAAGCTAAGTTCTTTTTGTGTGGTTGGAAAAACATGATTGATGAAGCAAAACAAAGAATAACCGGGCTTGGGTATGACCGAAAAGATATTCACCTGGAGTTATACGGTTAA
- the ybeY gene encoding rRNA maturation RNase YbeY: MKNANVVLYNSFLLRILEVKKEYALQKVYFHYADRKLTIAGKNKIKQTVEFLFRKEKLKLDKLNYVFCSDEYLLQINNQFLNHDFYTDIITFDLSETNKTIGEIYISLDRVKDNAIQRGVFFKEELLRVLFHGALHLCGYKDKKKTEIKIMRAKENYYIKAFHLIKKFPVEHLKG, translated from the coding sequence TTGAAGAATGCAAATGTAGTGCTGTATAACAGTTTTTTATTACGAATTTTGGAAGTCAAAAAAGAATATGCATTGCAAAAAGTTTATTTTCATTACGCAGATAGAAAGCTTACGATAGCAGGTAAAAACAAAATAAAGCAGACAGTTGAATTCCTATTCAGAAAAGAGAAACTAAAGCTGGACAAGCTTAACTATGTATTTTGCTCCGATGAGTATTTATTGCAGATAAATAATCAATTTCTTAACCATGATTTTTACACCGATATTATAACCTTCGATCTATCAGAAACAAATAAGACCATCGGAGAGATATATATAAGCTTAGACCGTGTAAAAGATAATGCAATTCAAAGGGGCGTTTTTTTTAAAGAGGAATTATTGCGGGTTTTGTTTCACGGAGCCTTACATTTATGTGGCTATAAGGACAAGAAGAAAACAGAAATTAAAATCATGAGAGCGAAAGAAAACTACTACATTAAAGCTTTTCATCTCATTAAAAAGTTTCCCGTGGAACATTTAAAAGGCTAG
- a CDS encoding FeoA family protein — translation MKRLSQIAVGKKVIIKSFEKDDIFIKLMEMGCIPGEIIRVEQVAPLGDPISISVAGYNLSLRLNEADQIFVEDSE, via the coding sequence ATGAAAAGATTATCACAGATAGCTGTTGGCAAAAAAGTAATTATAAAATCATTTGAAAAAGACGACATCTTTATAAAATTGATGGAAATGGGTTGCATTCCCGGCGAAATAATCAGAGTAGAGCAGGTTGCACCGCTTGGGGATCCAATTTCCATATCAGTAGCAGGTTATAATTTAAGCCTTCGGTTGAATGAAGCCGATCAAATATTTGTAGAAGATTCTGAATAA
- the nadD gene encoding nicotinate (nicotinamide) nucleotide adenylyltransferase: protein MKIGLYFGSFNPIHIGHLIIANHVLNSLDIKKIWFIVSPQNPLKHSNSLLNEYQRLHLVRLAIEDNLSMVASDVEFKLPRPSYTIDTLAYLKEKYPGHEFSIIMGSDSFQNIHKWKNPERIIANYRIIIYNRPGFEIKDSNPNTVILKDAPRLDISATAIRELIKNGKSIRYLVPDKPVEEIKACGYYKK, encoded by the coding sequence ATGAAAATCGGTCTGTATTTCGGTTCATTTAACCCCATTCACATCGGGCATTTAATAATTGCGAACCATGTTCTGAACAGCCTAGATATTAAAAAAATATGGTTTATTGTTTCTCCTCAAAACCCGCTAAAGCATTCAAATTCACTTTTGAATGAATACCAGCGACTTCATCTGGTAAGACTTGCCATTGAAGACAACCTCTCCATGGTAGCATCTGATGTTGAGTTTAAATTACCTCGCCCATCCTATACCATTGATACACTTGCTTATCTTAAAGAAAAATACCCCGGACATGAATTCTCTATTATTATGGGCTCCGATAGTTTCCAGAACATTCATAAATGGAAAAATCCTGAGCGAATTATTGCCAACTACAGGATCATTATCTATAATAGACCTGGTTTTGAGATTAAAGACTCAAATCCAAATACTGTAATTCTTAAGGACGCACCCAGGCTTGATATCTCTGCTACGGCTATCAGGGAGCTTATAAAGAACGGAAAATCAATAAGATACCTTGTTCCAGATAAGCCCGTTGAAGAAATTAAAGCTTGTGGCTACTATAAGAAATGA
- the chrA gene encoding chromate efflux transporter: MKAVFLHSLTAFGGPQGHFGMMLRTFVHGRHDLTEQELLDYNAFCQMLPGASSTQTLTLIGYKRGGLTLAIITLIIWIMPASLLMGGLSFLLEYLDKRYMSTELFKFIQPMAVGFIAFSAFRMSKISINNTITRIIMVVAAISTFLLFNTPFIFPIIIVLGGIVTNFSDKRIPQKGVPPKKINWGNMVIFLGLFIIAGYFSETARKEDWKNRGAYNLFENFYRFGSLVFGGGDVLMPMMYQQYVVRPDVQRIETENPKVLKISKEDFLTGSGMVRAIPGPVFSIGAYMGGMALKDREPQPTMQIFGCIIGAVAIFLPSALLVLFFFPVWHNLKKYAVIFRSLEGINAAVVGIMIAATFVLMKSISFDIIDGTAIPLMNIIVITGTFLALSFTKIRAPFIVLFCLLLGRLL, encoded by the coding sequence TTGAAAGCTGTTTTTTTACATAGCCTTACTGCCTTTGGCGGGCCTCAAGGCCATTTTGGTATGATGTTGCGGACTTTTGTGCACGGTCGCCACGATCTAACGGAGCAGGAATTGTTGGATTATAATGCTTTCTGCCAAATGCTACCTGGCGCCTCATCTACGCAAACGCTTACGCTTATAGGTTATAAGAGGGGTGGACTAACCCTTGCAATAATTACCTTGATCATCTGGATCATGCCCGCCAGTTTGTTAATGGGCGGGTTATCGTTTCTGTTGGAGTACTTAGATAAGCGCTATATGAGTACAGAATTGTTTAAGTTTATTCAACCTATGGCAGTAGGATTTATTGCGTTTTCAGCTTTTCGTATGTCTAAAATCTCCATTAATAATACTATTACAAGAATTATAATGGTAGTGGCGGCAATTAGTACTTTTTTGCTTTTTAACACGCCATTTATATTTCCAATTATTATTGTGTTGGGTGGAATTGTCACCAACTTTAGTGATAAACGAATTCCTCAAAAAGGGGTTCCACCTAAAAAGATCAATTGGGGAAATATGGTTATTTTTCTTGGGTTGTTTATTATTGCTGGTTACTTCAGTGAAACTGCGCGTAAAGAAGACTGGAAAAATAGGGGGGCATATAATCTGTTTGAAAATTTTTATCGTTTTGGCAGCCTGGTATTTGGGGGTGGGGATGTGCTTATGCCTATGATGTACCAGCAGTATGTAGTAAGGCCAGATGTGCAACGGATAGAAACCGAAAACCCTAAAGTGTTGAAAATCAGTAAGGAGGATTTTCTTACTGGCTCGGGAATGGTACGAGCCATACCTGGCCCTGTATTTTCAATTGGCGCTTACATGGGTGGTATGGCCTTAAAAGATAGAGAACCCCAACCTACGATGCAGATATTCGGTTGTATTATTGGCGCGGTGGCCATTTTTCTACCAAGCGCTTTGCTGGTGCTTTTCTTTTTTCCAGTATGGCATAATCTAAAAAAATACGCAGTTATTTTTCGATCACTTGAAGGAATAAATGCTGCAGTCGTAGGCATTATGATTGCTGCGACATTTGTATTGATGAAGAGTATTTCCTTCGATATAATAGACGGAACAGCTATACCGCTGATGAATATCATCGTTATCACCGGAACTTTTCTTGCATTAAGCTTCACGAAAATACGAGCCCCCTTTATTGTACTTTTCTGTCTTTTGCTCGGCAGGCTGCTGTAA